One genomic region from Methanobrevibacter sp. encodes:
- a CDS encoding site-2 protease family protein, with product MNGIWYYVIAFLIIWTISIVFKDKLTDYGVEVSFPLLMWKTQRLRGFIDRLANKAPRFWRGYMNVGIAISTGFMILMAVALVYSLKFLMDTPTVSLIVPGVEVPGSPIFIPLLSGLIALATVLVVHEFSHGILARVEKINLKSIGLLLFAIIPGAFVEPDEEELSELSRPAKMRIYVAGSMANLTLAAIALVIMLAISSFVMPVVFEDDGVVINRLTEDGNAIDHLSEGMKIESINNATISDMTSFEETARTLKPNDTVNIQTDQGTYSFQLKSNPQNKSIGYMGVQVQTNSIISEGFDNQFYTPLLWALMPLSNLFFWIYFLNFAVGTFNLLPMKPLDGGHLFENLLSYIMPEVAYKPIVTFMSFFMGIIIVVSLVVGLVGVPV from the coding sequence ATGAACGGTATATGGTATTACGTAATAGCTTTCCTGATTATTTGGACAATTTCAATCGTATTTAAGGATAAGCTTACAGATTATGGAGTTGAAGTCAGTTTCCCTCTTTTGATGTGGAAGACTCAACGATTGAGAGGATTCATTGATAGGCTTGCAAACAAGGCTCCAAGATTCTGGAGAGGATATATGAATGTGGGAATTGCAATCTCTACCGGATTCATGATTCTCATGGCCGTTGCATTGGTCTATTCATTGAAGTTCCTAATGGATACTCCTACTGTCAGCCTGATTGTTCCTGGGGTGGAAGTTCCTGGCTCTCCAATATTCATTCCATTGCTAAGCGGGCTCATTGCCCTTGCAACTGTTTTGGTCGTTCACGAATTCAGCCATGGAATTTTGGCAAGGGTTGAGAAGATAAACCTGAAATCCATTGGCCTACTCCTCTTTGCAATTATTCCAGGGGCTTTTGTAGAGCCTGATGAAGAGGAATTGAGTGAATTAAGCAGACCTGCTAAAATGAGAATATATGTTGCAGGGTCCATGGCCAATCTGACATTGGCGGCCATTGCATTGGTCATCATGTTGGCGATTTCCTCATTTGTCATGCCTGTCGTATTTGAGGACGATGGTGTTGTAATCAACAGACTGACTGAAGATGGAAATGCAATCGACCATTTGTCTGAAGGAATGAAGATAGAGTCTATAAACAATGCCACTATAAGCGACATGACCTCTTTCGAAGAGACCGCAAGGACTTTAAAGCCAAATGATACGGTCAATATTCAAACTGATCAGGGAACTTACAGCTTCCAATTGAAGTCCAACCCTCAAAACAAGTCCATAGGATATATGGGCGTTCAGGTTCAAACAAACAGCATCATTTCAGAAGGATTTGACAATCAGTTCTACACTCCTTTGCTATGGGCATTGATGCCTTTAAGCAATCTGTTCTTCTGGATATACTTCCTTAACTTTGCTGTAGGAACCTTCAATCTGCTTCCGATGAAACCATTGGATGGAGGCCACTTGTTTGAGAACCTATTGTCCTATATCATGCCAGAAGTGGCATATAAGCCAATCGTGACTTTCATGTCATTCTTCATGGGAATTATAATTGTGGTCAGTTTAGTTGTCGGCTTGGTTGGAGTTCCAGTTTAA
- a CDS encoding FprA family A-type flavoprotein: MKAKAEKIGDGVYWIGVLDWDLRSYHGYTLDGTTYNAYIVFGEKVAIIDNAYPGKTEEMMARIEDAFEQEGREIKVDYIVQNHVEKDHSGVLYDLWKRFDAPIYCSKIAQGGLLRHYPKLEGADFNIVGTGDALDLGGKTLAFLDAFLLHWPDSMFTLLAEDGILFPNDAFGQHLCFSKRFDTDIPEYVLMDAAQKFYGNLIVPLSKKVLNKFDEIIELGLLEQVKMIAPSHGQIWTDPMKIIGAYSDWATGKRAEDKVTIVYDTMHYSTQKMAHEVAEGIMAEGYDVEMYFLHEDERSEIVKSILTSKAVAFGIPTINDFPFPSIGDIIYYLKGLHFNRTGFKRPAVTFGSMGGRGGAVEFIANELAECGFEVLDQQEIYYVPDAEDDDASFKLGQKLVEEAKKLEL, translated from the coding sequence ATGAAAGCAAAAGCTGAAAAAATAGGTGATGGAGTATACTGGATTGGTGTACTTGACTGGGACTTAAGATCTTACCACGGATACACTTTAGACGGAACCACTTACAATGCATACATTGTATTTGGTGAAAAGGTAGCTATTATCGATAACGCTTATCCTGGAAAAACCGAGGAAATGATGGCTCGTATCGAAGATGCATTCGAGCAAGAAGGCAGAGAAATAAAAGTCGACTACATTGTTCAAAACCACGTGGAAAAGGACCACAGTGGTGTCTTGTACGACTTATGGAAAAGATTCGATGCGCCTATCTACTGCAGTAAGATTGCTCAAGGCGGACTCTTAAGACACTATCCTAAATTGGAAGGTGCAGACTTCAACATCGTCGGAACCGGCGATGCTCTTGACTTAGGTGGCAAGACACTTGCATTCTTGGATGCATTCTTGCTTCACTGGCCTGACAGCATGTTCACCTTGCTTGCAGAAGATGGAATATTGTTCCCTAACGATGCATTCGGTCAACACTTATGCTTCTCCAAAAGATTTGACACCGACATTCCAGAATACGTTCTCATGGATGCAGCACAAAAGTTCTACGGTAACTTGATTGTACCGCTCAGTAAAAAGGTTCTAAACAAATTTGATGAGATCATTGAATTAGGTCTCTTGGAACAAGTCAAGATGATTGCTCCTTCCCACGGACAAATCTGGACCGACCCAATGAAAATCATCGGCGCTTACAGTGACTGGGCAACCGGTAAGAGAGCAGAAGACAAGGTGACCATAGTTTACGATACCATGCACTACTCTACCCAAAAGATGGCTCACGAAGTTGCTGAAGGTATCATGGCAGAAGGATACGATGTGGAAATGTACTTCTTGCATGAAGATGAAAGAAGTGAAATCGTAAAGAGCATCTTGACCAGTAAGGCAGTTGCTTTCGGTATTCCTACAATCAACGATTTCCCATTCCCAAGCATTGGTGACATCATCTACTACTTGAAAGGTCTCCACTTCAACAGAACCGGATTCAAAAGACCTGCTGTAACCTTCGGTTCCATGGGAGGAAGAGGAGGAGCTGTCGAATTCATTGCAAATGAACTCGCCGAATGCGGATTCGAAGTTCTCGACCAACAGGAAATCTACTATGTTCCTGACGCAGAAGACGATGATGCAAGCTTCAAGTTAGGACAAAAATTAGTTGAAGAAGCTAAAAAATTAGAACTTTAA
- a CDS encoding V4R domain-containing protein — protein sequence MENEEKTIQPKAIQIFAKAPGELGVNVVKSPVKLTILSMLKDTDMEFDEIVKNTGKSKSTISVHLKSLREDGIVSYRFDANDHRKKIFFINSKFLGEVQSGDEKELEERQAEFLVKNIMDVDNFKFSFLLFHTLRSNLIQEGININPVLNQSGKNIGAAMYEKLYDDDINKFCDNIIQFWEDNGLGKLEIVLGDIINITAYECFECSLLPKKGKPTCYLDAGIFEALFANYLKKDVVVTEVKCFTMGDDCCNFLVESPDGEAFAF from the coding sequence ATGGAAAATGAAGAAAAAACTATTCAACCAAAGGCAATTCAAATCTTTGCCAAGGCTCCAGGTGAGCTCGGTGTAAATGTAGTTAAAAGTCCCGTGAAATTAACCATCCTTTCCATGCTTAAGGACACTGACATGGAATTTGATGAGATCGTTAAGAACACCGGAAAATCCAAATCCACAATTTCCGTTCATTTGAAATCATTAAGGGAAGATGGAATCGTAAGCTACAGATTCGATGCGAATGACCACAGAAAGAAGATCTTCTTCATCAATTCCAAATTCTTAGGTGAAGTTCAATCCGGAGATGAAAAGGAATTGGAAGAAAGACAAGCTGAATTCCTGGTTAAAAACATTATGGATGTTGACAACTTCAAGTTCTCCTTCCTATTGTTCCACACTTTAAGATCCAACTTGATCCAAGAGGGAATTAACATCAACCCTGTATTGAACCAATCCGGTAAGAACATCGGTGCGGCAATGTATGAAAAGCTTTACGATGACGACATCAACAAGTTCTGTGACAACATCATTCAATTCTGGGAAGACAACGGTTTAGGCAAACTCGAAATAGTCTTGGGAGACATCATCAACATTACAGCCTATGAATGTTTCGAATGCAGTTTGCTTCCTAAAAAAGGAAAACCAACCTGTTACTTGGATGCAGGTATCTTTGAAGCATTGTTTGCAAACTATCTCAAGAAGGATGTCGTTGTGACTGAAGTGAAATGTTTCACCATGGGCGATGACTGCTGCAATTTCCTAGTGGAATCCCCAGATGGAGAAGCTTTTGCTTTCTAA
- a CDS encoding ATP-dependent DNA helicase, which produces MSDSLFCPNCGMLKKNCVCGKYVADRTKKPYQKKEKKNKAFSSTSKKSKGTKGLYLYENRKPVTVSEDLDFPNAEIYDIAEHDLPQEVIDRLKEEYPEIPEQIIENFPFEQPREGQLEIIADIEEAISKGYKYIILEAGTGTGKSAVASTLARMYESAYILTMTKQLQKQYADEFDFPLVKGRGNFDCLKDGLEVTCDMGACKTAPKNSKFFCPYGISKNPTLTGDLAFKDSFGSDVFFQTNDHCNYWQQKANAINSPITLMNYDYAILELNYVKHFGKRSLLILDEAHNIEDKLMKTMEINLYNRQLEKDIKKVISPQTLRSAEKGEWIMEIDAIQGHYSDIDIKDLPTNKADRINSTISKLKSLKTNLEKEPGNWVIDADENGVSFKPLRVNHYAEDYLFKHGEVVIFLSATILSHKMFSKWLGLDPNEVYHIQVDSPFSVEKRPIELNLAGKMSKSRVKQSAPKSIEILQKILKRHEGEKGLIHTHSYKCQQYIINNLYSNRLIAHGNNNRERVLKFFEEDENPLVLVSPSMSEGVDLPYDKCRFQVIYKIPFPYLGDKQVHMRMKKDQRWYAYKTAMTLMQAYGRGMRAEDDSCVTYILDSDIQMLLKSPLYKSLIPEFFKEAIVINDDRII; this is translated from the coding sequence ATGTCAGATTCATTATTTTGTCCCAATTGCGGGATGCTAAAGAAAAATTGCGTATGTGGAAAATACGTTGCAGATAGAACTAAAAAACCTTATCAGAAAAAGGAAAAGAAAAATAAGGCTTTTTCCTCTACCAGTAAAAAATCAAAAGGAACTAAAGGTCTTTATCTATATGAAAATCGCAAGCCTGTAACAGTCAGCGAAGACCTTGATTTTCCAAATGCGGAGATTTATGATATTGCAGAGCATGACCTTCCTCAAGAGGTAATCGATAGGCTGAAAGAGGAATATCCTGAAATTCCAGAACAGATAATCGAGAATTTCCCATTCGAACAGCCTAGAGAAGGTCAATTGGAGATCATTGCAGACATAGAGGAAGCCATTTCAAAAGGCTATAAGTATATCATATTGGAAGCAGGTACAGGTACAGGAAAATCCGCTGTCGCTTCCACATTGGCCCGTATGTATGAATCCGCATATATTCTAACAATGACAAAACAGCTTCAGAAGCAGTATGCAGATGAATTTGATTTTCCTCTTGTTAAAGGTAGAGGAAACTTTGACTGCCTGAAGGATGGATTGGAAGTCACCTGTGATATGGGTGCCTGTAAGACAGCGCCAAAGAATTCCAAATTCTTCTGTCCTTATGGAATAAGCAAGAATCCGACACTAACTGGAGACTTGGCTTTCAAGGACTCTTTCGGCAGTGATGTGTTCTTCCAGACCAATGACCACTGCAACTACTGGCAACAGAAGGCAAATGCAATCAATTCACCGATTACATTGATGAATTATGATTACGCAATATTGGAGCTGAATTATGTAAAGCACTTTGGAAAGAGAAGCCTGCTCATTCTTGATGAGGCACACAATATAGAAGATAAGCTGATGAAAACAATGGAAATCAACCTATACAACAGGCAGCTTGAAAAGGACATCAAGAAGGTCATAAGCCCTCAAACTCTTAGAAGTGCTGAAAAAGGCGAATGGATAATGGAAATCGATGCAATCCAAGGCCATTACTCTGACATTGACATAAAGGACCTGCCAACCAACAAGGCTGACAGAATCAACTCAACAATTTCCAAATTGAAATCCCTTAAGACCAATCTGGAAAAGGAGCCAGGTAACTGGGTGATTGATGCTGATGAGAATGGAGTGTCATTCAAGCCCCTTAGGGTAAACCATTATGCTGAAGATTATCTCTTCAAGCATGGAGAGGTTGTGATATTCTTAAGTGCAACCATACTTTCCCATAAGATGTTTTCAAAATGGTTGGGATTGGATCCTAACGAGGTCTATCATATTCAAGTTGACAGTCCGTTTTCCGTTGAAAAAAGGCCTATCGAATTGAATTTGGCTGGAAAGATGTCAAAAAGCAGAGTCAAGCAATCCGCTCCGAAATCAATTGAAATACTTCAGAAGATATTGAAGAGGCATGAAGGGGAAAAGGGATTGATCCATACCCACAGCTATAAGTGCCAACAGTACATCATCAACAATCTATACAGCAACAGGTTGATTGCCCATGGAAACAATAATAGGGAAAGGGTATTGAAGTTCTTTGAAGAGGATGAAAATCCATTGGTTCTTGTTAGCCCATCCATGAGCGAGGGAGTTGATTTGCCTTATGACAAATGCAGATTCCAGGTAATCTATAAGATACCTTTCCCATACCTTGGAGACAAGCAGGTTCATATGAGGATGAAAAAGGATCAGCGCTGGTATGCCTATAAGACTGCCATGACCTTAATGCAGGCTTACGGAAGGGGAATGAGAGCTGAAGACGACTCCTGTGTAACATATATCTTGGATTCTGACATACAGATGCTTCTTAAAAGTCCATTGTACAAGTCATTGATTCCAGAGTTCTTTAAGGAAGCTATTGTAATCAATGATGATAGAATTATTTAA